The Acidobacteriota bacterium genomic interval CAGAGTTTTCCCCTTCCGGTTCCTTTGCCGGAGTTCACGGTTTCATTGCTCTGGCATCCGCGATTGGATGCAGACCCGGCGCATCGCTGGTTGCGGAAGATCGTTCGCGATATTTGCACAAAATAACTGATACCATTTGGAAATAAATTGTTTCTGTAACAAATCCTGTGATGCAAAGCATCTATGGAGTGCGGTGACCTGTCACCGCTTTTTTACGCAACGACCTGTCGTTGCCAAACATTTGCGCAGGAGAATGATCCAGCGACAAGTCGCTGCCTGACAAAGCTGCAACAAGTTGCAGCACTCCAAAAAAATATTTAAAAGCAGATTTCTATTTCGTTTTACTTTCGTTTTATTTCAATTCGAGGTTAGACCATTTTTGTGAATTCAATATAAATAACATTCGACTTGTTAGCTAAATAGCACATTCTCAATTGTTTACATAATGGTTGAGGAATTCCAGGTTTTGTTACTTTGTACGGCATACGGCTTGCCATCCAGGGAGTCAATTTAACTTATGACTTCTTTTGGAGGGTACAATGCAGACAGAGTTTAATACAAACCGGATTTCGTTTTCCGTATTTTCAACCTTGAATCGCTGGTTGATTTTGGCTGGAGTCGTTCTTCTCAGCGGCTTTTCACCTGGTATTTTGGCACAACAGGCTTCACCGACACTTTTTTCCGTCGTTTCACCAAATCAGGCAACACGCACTTTCTTGAAAAATGAGCCTGAAGCCCAGCTTATTTCCATCACAAGCGACACCCTTTCACGTTTCCAATCGCATTCTGTGCGGCTTCCCTTGGTCAACGAGGAGCTTGAAGCCATTGGGACCGGCTTTGAAACTCGCAGCCAGACCAGTGTCACCTGGCGTGGAAAATTTCCACAGGATGGCGGTGATATCACGTTGACCTGTGTTGATGGGTACTGCGCCGGGGTGATTCAATCACCAACGTCTTTGTATACCATTGCTCCGACTGAAGTTCCACATATATCCATTCTGAAGAAACTTGACCATCAAGCGGCACCAACCTGTGGCGGAACCTCAACCGTCGAGGTGCCGCACCTGACACATGAAACGGCGCGCCCGACAATTGTCTCAACGACATCAGTGTCCACACTCGACATCATGATTGTTTACACGACCCAGGCGAGAGTTGCGGCTGGCGGAACCGCTCAAATGCTGGCTCAGGTCCAAAATGCCGTGGATGCCGCCAACACCGCCTACATCAATAGTCAGATAAATGCCCGGCTGCGGCTGGTTCAGACAACCGAGGTGAACTATGCGGAAACACCTGACTTCTTCCAGATGCTGGAATGGTTACGAACTGACCCCACGGTTGCCGCCAGACGCAATACCTGCCAGGCGGATCTGGTTTCAATGCTGGTCAATAACACGTCGCTGGGTGGCCGAGGCTATTTGATGCAATCCGGAAATATCGGTCCGGCCTTTGAAGCGTACGCCTTTTCGGTTGTTTGCTGGTACTACGCGTCGAGTTATTACGTGCTGGCCCACGAAGTCGGCCACAACCTCGGATGTCACCATGATGCGGCAAATACAACTGAACAGGGAGCTTATCTATTTTCCTACGGTCAGTATTATTCAGGTATCTATCGGACAGTCATGGCCTATGACAATGTGTGCCAGTGCCCAATCTATGCCGGGTTTTCAAATCCAAATCTCACCTTTCAAAACCTGCCAACCGGTATTGCCAATCAGACCGACAATGCGGCGACCATCAACCAGACGGCGCCAATTGCCGCAAATTTCCGGGGTCCAGGCATTGTCATTCCGGCACTCACGCTGGCAGCACCTAACGGAGGGGAAACACTAACGGCGGGAACTGCAGTTCAGATTGTCTGGACCACGACAGATGACTACCCGGAAACATCGGTTCGATTGGAACTGATGCGCAATGGAACACTTCAGCAGGTGATTAGCGCTTCAACCGCAACCGGCAACAATGGAATCGGCACATTTTCCTGGGCGATTCCGACGAATATCGCATCTGGGAACGGCTACCAAATCCGGGTGAGCCACCCATCAAATTCCACCGTTCAAGACGTGAGTGATGCGACGTTTACCATCACCGGGCCAAGCACCGCGACGCTCACGGTGACAACACCCAATGGTGGGGAATCGTGGGCGCTTAACACCCGGCAAACCGTTCGGTGGACCTACACTGAAAATCCGGGCAGTTCAGTCAAAATTGAATTGTTCAAAAACGGTGTTTTTCGACAGATGATTGCTGCGGCAGCCCCGATTGGAAGTAATGGAAGTGGTTCTTTTGCCTGGGATATTTCTTCGGCTGAGCTGCCTGGGAGTGACTACACGGTAAAAATCACCAGCACTTCGTTTTCGACAATCAGTGATGTCAGCAACAGCAATTTTTCACTGGGAAGCGTGCCGGTTGCTGCCACCATTCAGGTTGTAACGCCCAACGGCGGTGAAAAGTGGAAAACCCGGATCCAGCAACAAATTCGCTGGAGTTTCACGGGAAATCCAGGTGCCAAGGTTAAAGTTGAACTCTACAAGGGCGGAGTGTTCAAACAGGTCATCAGTGCTGGCGCGACGATTGGCACAAGCGGAGCCGGGAGCCTGAACTGGCTGGTTCCTTCAACTCTGGCTGCCGGGAGTGACTACAAAATCAAAATCACCAGCACCACCACCGCCAGTGCCACTGATTTCAGCAATCAGAATTTCAGTATTTTCCGGTAAGCCGGGAAGGATGTTTGGGGTTTTGTTCTTAGTGCTTGGAATACAATATGTTACAGGAACTAAATGCCAGGAATGAAGCCCCTAAACCCGGCCCCAACCTGCGTACTCCCAACCTCCAAAAGCAAGGGGTGCCAGAATTTTTTTGTTGACAAGTCAAAATTCACCCGGTATTTTGCAGCTTCCAGATTGACCCGTGGCGATTTAAAGCGAATTGCACCACGTTAAAAACTGCTAAACAGCACCGGCCAAAAAGTTTTGATTGCCCTGTGTTTGTTGAGCACAGGGTTTTTGCTTTTTTGGGGCTACGAAATCTGGTTCTTTTTCAATTTCACACGTGGCGATTTACGCGAATTGCTCCACGTTAAAAACTGCTAAACAGCTCGGAGGAAAGATTTATCCCCTGTGCCTGTTGTTCGGTGCACAGGGGTTTTTCTTTTTTCGGCTGTTCGGTGCAACCAAAGAACTTTAGGAGGATTTCCATGAGTTTTGTCACCGGACTCACCTGCCGCGAATGCGGTCAACGATATGCCAAACAGCCTACGGCGGGCTGTCCTGAATGTTTTGCCCCGCTTGAAGTTGCCTATGATTATCAGGCGATTCGCCAATCACTGACGCGGGCTGCCATCGAGCGTCGCCCGACCAACATCTGGCGCTACCGTGAATTGCTCCCGCTGGATCAAGATCCCGAAATTGGTCTCAGCACTGGCTGGACCCCGCTGGTTCGGGCCAAACGCCTGGGCGAAGCCCTTGGACTGAAAGAGTTGTACATCAAAAACGATAGTGTGAATTCCCCAACGCTTTCCTTCAAAGACCGGGTGACCGCCGTGGCCATCAACAAAGCCAAAGAGTTTGGGTTGTCAGCCGTTGGGTGCGCTTCGACCGGGAATCTGGCCAACTCAGTGGCGGCCAATGCGGCAGCAGCGGGTCTTCCAGCCTATGTTTTGATTCCCTGGGATCTGGAGCAGTCCAAAATTACGGCGACTTCGGTGTTTGGCGCCAATGTCATCGCCGTGCGTGGCACGTATGACGATGTGAATCGTGTCTGCAGCCAGATTGCGGATCGTTATAATTGGGGACTCGTCAACGTCAATTTGCGTCCATTTTATGGCGAAGGCTCAAAGTCGGTCGGGTATGAAATTGCCGAACAACTCGGCTGGCGTGCGCCAGATGCGGTGATTGTCCCAATGGCGGGTGGGTCGCTCATTACCAAGATTCATAAAGGGTTGAAGGAACTGGAACTGCTTGGGCTGCTTGATGGGGAAGTCAAAACCCGTTTGTATGGTGCCCAGGCTGCCGGGTGCAACCCAATTGTCACCGCCACCAAACAGGGCACAAATATTATCCGTCCAGTCAAACCGAAAACCATCGCCAAATCACTGGCGATTGGAAATCCGGCAGATGGTTATTTTGCCGCGAATGTGATCCAGCAAAGCGGTGGCTGCGGGGAAGATGTCACTGATCAGGAAATTATTGACGGCATTCAGTTGCTGGCTGAAACCGAAGGGATTTTTACCGAAACAGCAGGTGGCGTGACGGTTGCCGTCACTCGAAAACTGGTAGCGCAACACAAGCTGAATCCAAATGGAGTCACCGTCATCACCATCACCGGAAATGGTCTCAAAACCCAGGAAGCGCTTCCGTTGACCACGCCACTGGTGATCTCTCCATCACTGCGCGAGTTTCAAGAGGTGCTCGAACAGGAATTTTCAACTCAGCCGGCTTATGCATGAACTGGGGCCGTTTAAATTATGAGTTATGAATTATGAATTATGGATTATGAAAAGCTGAAACCCTTTATACTCAAGGAGTTAACCTTGTTGCTTCGATTTTGAACCCTGCTTTCTCATAATTCATAATTCATAACTCCATAGAAGGGACACGACATCATGGCTCAATCAATTTTAATCCCAACGTTATTGCGACAACTTACGGGTGGTTCAGAAGTTATCCAGCTTCAAGCTGCAACAGTTGGTGAAGCGCTCACCACGCTCGATTCCCAATTTCCAGGGTTTCGCG includes:
- a CDS encoding threonine synthase — its product is MSFVTGLTCRECGQRYAKQPTAGCPECFAPLEVAYDYQAIRQSLTRAAIERRPTNIWRYRELLPLDQDPEIGLSTGWTPLVRAKRLGEALGLKELYIKNDSVNSPTLSFKDRVTAVAINKAKEFGLSAVGCASTGNLANSVAANAAAAGLPAYVLIPWDLEQSKITATSVFGANVIAVRGTYDDVNRVCSQIADRYNWGLVNVNLRPFYGEGSKSVGYEIAEQLGWRAPDAVIVPMAGGSLITKIHKGLKELELLGLLDGEVKTRLYGAQAAGCNPIVTATKQGTNIIRPVKPKTIAKSLAIGNPADGYFAANVIQQSGGCGEDVTDQEIIDGIQLLAETEGIFTETAGGVTVAVTRKLVAQHKLNPNGVTVITITGNGLKTQEALPLTTPLVISPSLREFQEVLEQEFSTQPAYA